In the genome of Candidatus Thermoplasmatota archaeon, the window ATTTAACGAAAAAGGAAGGACATGCTTTAATTGAGCGAATGGAAAATTGGGCAAAGAAGAAAGTAATAATTTTCACTCCAAATAACTATGTGGAACAAGAGGAATACGAAAAAGATATATTTCAGGAGCACAAATCTGGTTGGAGTTATGAAGAGCTGAAGGAGTTAGGGTTCGAGGTTGTAGGGATGGGCGACTGGAGAAAAGTCAGGGAAGCTCATGCTATACCAAAATATAAGCCCAGAGTTTTATGAACGATAATATCTGATTTATCTCAGATTATAACTTATCGGTACCCAAAGCATGCATTTTTCGCTCCTAGCAATAAAACAGAGTAGATAAACAACATATTTATATTTTGCAAGATATTGTTTACTCGGAGAATAAATGAGAATCGCATTTCTATCACCTTGGCAAAACGTTGTTCAAAGAGGCGTTGAAGGCGTAGTCAGGGAAATTACTAAAAGATTGAGAAAGCGTCATGAAGTCGATATATTTTCTACTGGCTGTGGTAACGGTATTGTCACAGTAAATGCCGATATACGTAATTCAGGTTTACTTCGCGCTTATGAAAATATATCGCGAATGTTCGGGTTTAGCAGACTTTTTGAGACGGGGTTTCCACCAATTGGGCCTGGAGATATGCAGGCATTTTATTTCGCGCATAAGGCATTCAAGAAGATGATCGAAGAAAAGTTAAATTATGATGCGGTTTCTATTTTTTGTGGATTGTATGGCGATGTATGCGCTGCATGGTATAGAAGAAATACAGGCATACCATTCATACACAATGACCATGGCGGTAGCGTACAAGATCAGTTGGCAATATTAACCAAGCCAGACGCGGTTATTTGCATTACTCCATTAATAGTAGAGTATCATAAAAAAAGATTTTTAGGTAGAAGAACAAAAATTCATATGATACCTAATGGCGTCGACTTAGATGTGTTCAAACCAGAGGGTGAAAAAACCACGCTGGTGGATTTAGGAAAGATGGAACATCCTATTGTTCTTTCTACCTCCGCCCTTTCGCCAGTAAAGAGGCTTCATCTGCTAATAGAGGCAATGGCTAAATTGAGTGCTGGAACGTTAATATTTACTTCGGATGGTCCACTTAAAGAAGAGGTGGTTAGTTTTGGTAAAAAGAAATTGGGCTCCAGATTTGTTTATTTAGGTGTAGTATCACATGAAGAGCTCCCTAAAATTTACAGAAGTTGCGATGTATTCTCATTGCCATCTTACTGGGAAGGCTTCCCCTTGGTGATACTCGAGGCCATGGCCTCTGGTTTACCTGTGGTCACGACAAACGATGAACTTAGGAAATGGATATTAGGTGATTGTGGCGGGATACTCGTAGACCCTACTGACACGGAAGCGTATGCATGTGCATTAAGAACTG includes:
- a CDS encoding class I SAM-dependent methyltransferase, with protein sequence QKFKNISYSVGVDVFELYLREAQEKRTHNEYIMADINQIEFKQKSFDAVVAIDVLEHLTKKEGHALIERMENWAKKKVIIFTPNNYVEQEEYEKDIFQEHKSGWSYEELKELGFEVVGMGDWRKVREAHAIPKYKPRVL
- a CDS encoding glycosyltransferase family 4 protein; the protein is MRIAFLSPWQNVVQRGVEGVVREITKRLRKRHEVDIFSTGCGNGIVTVNADIRNSGLLRAYENISRMFGFSRLFETGFPPIGPGDMQAFYFAHKAFKKMIEEKLNYDAVSIFCGLYGDVCAAWYRRNTGIPFIHNDHGGSVQDQLAILTKPDAVICITPLIVEYHKKRFLGRRTKIHMIPNGVDLDVFKPEGEKTTLVDLGKMEHPIVLSTSALSPVKRLHLLIEAMAKLSAGTLIFTSDGPLKEEVVSFGKKKLGSRFVYLGVVSHEELPKIYRSCDVFSLPSYWEGFPLVILEAMASGLPVVTTNDELRKWILGDCGGILVDPTDTEAYACALRTAYETGYDSSVREYITRFSWDTIAQRYEKIIVGLERGRSK